From Carassius auratus strain Wakin chromosome 10, ASM336829v1, whole genome shotgun sequence, a single genomic window includes:
- the LOC113109963 gene encoding spindle and kinetochore-associated protein 2-like encodes METVDKLEAMFQKAEADIEYVEKRLKFDFMANAREAGTFEGNPVQLLENLSAIKARHAALCTQVEEITAEQKRSMDSIRAHLDTTVQLVQQLQNTADVQVPPLTKEEQEARDFLCSSIAALNVEDVPTGEPQTQAQSESQNVCDEVSEGTFETVPRSVRGNLKLNDLNMLYKQLSEYFSDKDRGPISTQRMKKLNMKVSDSALKTLQHLKIIELDKKGLVSLVAKTGTK; translated from the exons ATGGAGACAGTTGATAAGCTGGAGGCGATG TTCCAGAAAGCAGAAGCTGATATAGAATATGTGGAAAAGCGGCTGAAATTTGACTTCATGGCCAATGCGCGAGAAGCGGGCACGTTTGAG GGAAACCCTGTTCAGTTGCTGGAGAACCTGTCGGCGATCAAAGCACGGCATGCGGCCCTGTGCACGCAGGTGGAGGAGATTACGGCTGAACAGAAACGATCAATGGATTCAATACGAGCTCACCTGGACACCACTGTGCAGCTGGTTCAACAGCTGCAGAACACAGCAGATGTGCAG GTTCCACCGCTGACAAAAGAAGAACAAGAAGCGAGAGATTTTCTCTGCTCATCCATCGCCGCATTAAATGTAGAG GATGTGCCTACAGGAGAACCTCAAACTCAAGCACAGTCTGAAT CACAGAACGTGTGTGACGAGGTTTCTGAGGGGACTTTTGAGACCGTCCCACGGAGTGTACGTGGTAATTTGAAGCTAAACGACCTCAACATGCTCTATAAGCAGTTATCTGAGTACTTCTCCGATAAGGACAG GGGGCCAATAAGCACTCAGAGGATGAAGAAGCTGAACATGAAAGTCAGTGATTCTGCATTGAAGACCTTACAGCATCTCAAAATCATTGAACTGGATAAAAAAGGACTTGTGTCATTGGTGGCAAAAACAGGAACAAAATAG
- the LOC113109962 gene encoding inactive serine/threonine-protein kinase TEX14, translating into MTGVQPMPCPVLLGTVKGGGLSALLHRYTIEKKVAKVENVLKKGVGVDSMNHLGQTPLFCASLLGFASVAEKLLQYGANPNHRCNDGSTPVHAAVFSCNPWLLSSLLDSGGDLRLHDDQGRMPKDWAKAGAQENSPKILAFLKRCESQMQTLLQTHSSRDARTTPTSSKTLLSSPSLLKLLRPWASGLTHEDKINHKMSACVMTMQCFGYGKLYSERPELGLGLAASVPLISESDLTQANDELLNSFMCGSFIRMTNCSWKGCRVTVKELHDQIVQQYEERDGLLDLLISEQEYCW; encoded by the exons ATGACAGGGGTTCAGCCAATGCCCTGTCCAGTGCTCCTCGGCACAGTAAAAGGTGGAGGTTTATCAGCTCTTCTTCACAGATACACAATTGAGAAAAAAGTAGCAAAAGTGGAGAATGTGCTCAAAAAAG GTGTGGGAGTTGACAGCATGAATCACCTTGGACAGACACCACTCTTTTGTGCGTCTCTCCTTGGCTTTGCCAGTGTAGCAGAGAAACTTCTACAGTATGGGGCAAACCCAAATCA CCGCTGTAATGATGGAAGTACCCCCGTTCATGCTGCAGTTTTCTCTTGTAATCCCTGGCTGCTGAGTTCACTGCTGGATTCTGGCGGCGACCTGCGTCTCCATGATGACCAGGGCCGGATGCCGAAGGACTGGGCTAAGGCAGGTGCTCAGGAGAACAGTCCGAAG ATACTTGCTTTTCTGAAGAGATGTGAGTCTCAAATGCAGACCTTGCTGCAAACCCATTCGTCCAGGGATGCGCGTACCACCCCAACCTCCTCAAAGACACTGCTCAGCTCTCCATCCCTGCTTAAGCTTTTGCGACCTTG GGCATCTGGGCTCACTCATGaagataaaataaatcataagatGTCTGCCTGTGTTATGACGATGCAGTGTTTTGGCTATGGAAAG TTATACTCTGAGAGGCCAGAGTTGGGTCTGGGACTGGCTGCTTCTGTGCCCTTGATAAGTGAAAGTGATTTAACTCAAGCTAACGATGAGCTTCTTAATTCCTTTATGTGCGGATCTTTCATACGTATGACCAA TTGCAGTTGGAAAGGATGTCGTGTCACTGTTAAAGAGCTGCATGATCAGATTGTGCAACAATATGAAGAACGTGATGGTCTCCTGGATCTGCTCATTTCTGAGCAGGAGTATTGCTGGTAG
- the LOC113109485 gene encoding uncharacterized protein LOC113109485 codes for MAVSVSIDLDSTKLVYERVNVGSLYSLLHQKRDEYPLLQLVDLLSVVLQVCEVLMYLHGRSLVLRALSSHTVLIVHPGIAKVTGLGFIVPSEGTSTYTPPLVPLPLSLINWAAPEVIRCRACTGKADLYSVCTLIQEIYTDALPWGSTDPRWIKRSVEAGQALIANPAVPEPYYQFLQEGLQHRAQHRTSNLHDLCFNLRCYIREIRSENKRSGWNSWSALQSIPRWNTDINQTREQDKSVYQDSRTAVHKETQENHLEGIYKEEEESTTDTDYLHWDISHSDVTALHEWPTTHHIPLSEPPCSNCSDTDKDLAISRSISKHTGSIVLNLKVSQVLLQQAEQSLDNVEATQLDAPCFDEVDAVMKRVNMAKECSDGVGKAVGPPFKNYIPNWTINGDDEDSQYSSAQDESFDSISLPRSVKEENRDLKRVETTKRGQQQTGRQKSERLHVRFGLSETQKDDTHQSLKNHIQTKPSWTSEVSEMVALMTRGWLGSPLSAFGSSDSEDVGEQQLHLQDSHSVKGYQEYENQESTDLEHLFKSFAGIQSDSEESTNDRTIYHTFDVTNGVLEVTSQTEDEGSSDCLDCTQTQQSSMFYTPKHHLSNHTSSGEERSQSLSSEDELDVTVEVCRPSTSPAEGKQAGENSLSEYQLAQEDSTESESITPVHRCIPTISCLPDLAEIADLSSISCSPASHLEWVESAEAPPIPLSRGHPPCNSTPRSPKGHRTHLRDVQGSTEPLPHLQSLLDTSPWGSAPSNTVCTESFATVSAGDSSTTNASVSSILQSPVKINISKDGREEIDSSSSGNAEFTTASSGARQTTETSQGPSEETEHPAENNNVGEEGAEVGDDDLSDSERQCEQESSDEKVFDDEDIAEKMEGCEGENPCQIHDLHPDHNPAENANCQKREKSHSLDETERASSTLDEDLQRMFLERATEQRISRDPGSLVSDIKGEGDVREDLGCPEGHYIETATECINKLGGKIEAADQENHPNSGGLEQTLPESVKLHC; via the exons ATGGCTGTGAGTGTGTCCATTGACCTGGACAGCACAAAGCTGGTCTATGAGAGAGTAAATGTGGGGTCCCTGTACAGTCTGCTGCACCAAAAG CGGGATGAGTATCCTCTCCTACAGCTGGTTGACCTGTTATCAGTGGTGCTACAGGTGTGTGAGGTGTTAATGTACCTGCATGGCCGGTCTCTGGTGCTCCGGGCCCTTTCCTCACACACTGTACTCATTGTGCACCCTGGAATTGCCAAGGTTACAGGCCTCGGGTTTATTGTGCCCAG TGAGGGAACGAGCACCTACACCCCACCTCTCGTTCCTCTACCTCTCAGCCTTATCAACTGGGCAGCTCCAGAAGTGATCAGATGTAGAGCATGTACAGGAAAAGCCGATCTCTATAGTGTGTGCACCCTTATACAGGAGATCTACACAG ATGCTTTGCCATGGGGCTCCACAGACCCACGCTGGATAAAACGCTCGGTTGAAGCCGGTCAGGCTCTGATAGCAAACCCTGCCGTGCCTGAGCCTTATTACCAGTTCCTGCAGGAGGGCCTGCAACACAGAGCCCAGCACAGGACCAGCAACCTGCACGACTTGTGCTTTAATTTACGCTGTTATATAAGG GAGATAAGAAGTGAGAATAAGAGAAGTGGATGGAACTCATGGTCAGCTCTTCAGAGCATCCCTAGATGGAACACTGACATCAATCAGACGAGAGAGCAGGACAAATCTG TATATCAGGACAGCAGGACTGCAGTTCATAAGGAGACCCAAGAAAATCACCTGGAAGGAATCTACAAAGAAGAAGAGGAGTCCACCACAGACACTGATTACCTCCACTGGGATATTTCGCATAGTGACGTCACTGCTTTGCATGAATGGCCAACTACCCATCATATTCCACTTTCTGAGCCACCTTGTTCTAACTGTAGTGATACAGACAAGGATCTGGCAATTAGCCGCTCCATCTCAAAGCATACTGGCTCCATTGTTCTCAACCTTAAAGTGTCTCAGGTTCTTCTACAGCAGGCTGAACAGAGTCTGGATAATGTAGAGGCCACCCAATTGGACGCTCCATGCTTTGATGAGGTGGATGCTGTGATGAAGAGGGTGAACATGGCAAAAGAATGCAGTGATGGTGTTGGGAAGGCTGTGGGACCACCGTTTAAAAATTATATTCCCAACTGGACCATTAATGGAGATGACGAGGACAGTCAGTACAGCTCGGCTCAAGATGAGAGCTTCGACAGCATATCCCTTCCTAGGAGTGTAAAG GAAGAGAACAGGGACTTGAAGAGAGTTGAAACAACAAAAAGAGGACAGCAACAGACAGGACGTCAAAAGTCAGAGAG GTTACATGTGCGGTTTGGGTTGTCAGAGACTCAGAAAGATGACACACACCAATCTCTTAAAAATCACATCCAAACAAAACCCTCATGGACCA GTGAGGTTAGTGAAATGGTGGCCCTAATGACACGTGGGTGGTTGGGGTCACCCTTGAGTGCTTTTGGCAGCAGTGACAGTGAGGATGTAGGAGAGCAACAGCTCCACCTACAGGACAGCCATAGTGTGAAAGGCTACCAGGAATATGAGAACCAGGAAAGCACTGATCTGGAGCATCTATTCAAGAGTTTTGCTG GTATTCAGAGTGATAGTGAGGAGAGCACAAATGACCGTACAATCTATCACACTTTTGATGTGACCAACGGAGTGCTGGAGGTGACAAGCCAAACTGAG GATGAGGGAAGTTCAGATTGTTTGGACTGTACACAGACACAGCAGTCTAGCATGTTCTACACACCCAAACATCACCTGTCCAACCACACATCATCTGGTGAAGAGCGTTCTCag TCACTGAGCTCAGAGGACGAGTTGGACGTCACAGTGGAGGTGTGTCGTCCAAGCACATCTCCAGCAGAGGGAAAGCAGGCTGGTGAAAACAGTCTGAGTG AATACCAGCTTGCTCAAGAGGACTCAACAGAATCTGAATCCATTACTCCAGTGCACAGGTGTATTCCTACCATCAG TTGTTTGCCAGACCTGGCTGAGATTGCAGACCTCTCCAGCATATCCTGTTCACCAGCCAGTCACCTTGAATGGGTGGAGTCAGCCGAAGCCCCGCCCATCCCTCTCAGCAGAGGACATCCACCCTGTAACAGCACCCCACGCAGCCCAAAAG GCCATAGGACACACCTTAGAGATGTGCAGGGTAGCACTGAGCCCCTCCCTCACCTCCAGAGCTTATTGGACACGTCACCATGGGGCAGTGCTCCATCCAATACTGTCTGCACAGAGAGTTTCGCCACAGTCAGCGCAGGAGACAGCAGCACT ACAAATGCCTCTGTGTCCAGCATCCTGCAGTCTCCAGTAAAAATCAACATCTCTAAGGATGGAAGGGAGGAAATAGACTCTTCATCCAGCGGTAATGCAGAGTTCACCACTGCCAGCTCTGGAGCCAGACAGACCACTGAGACCAGCCAGGGGCCCAGTGAAGAGACAGAGCATCCTGCTG AGAATAATAATGTGGGTGAGGAGGGAGCGGAGGTAGGTGATGATGACCTGTCAGACTCTGAACGTCAATGTGAGCAAGAGTCCTCTGATGAAAAGGTGTTTGATGATGAAGACATTGCAGAGAAGATGGAAGGATGTGAGGGTGAAAACCCATGTCAAATACATG accttCATCCAGATCACAACCCTGCTGAAAATGCAAACTGTCAGAAAAGAGAGAAGAGTCACAGCCTTGATGAAACTGAGAG GGCAAGCTCCACCCTTGATGAGGATCTACAGAGAATGTTTTTGGAAAGAGCCACAGAACAGAGAATCTCTAGAGACCCAGGGTCCCT CGTGTCTGACATAAAAGGAGAGGGGGATGTGAGAGAGGACTTGGGTTGTCCAGAAGGGCACTACATAGAGACAGCAACAG aATGTATAAACAAGCTAGGAGGGAAGATTGAGGCAGCTGATCAGGAGAACCATCCTAACAG CGGAGGTCTTGAGCAGACACTTCCAGAGTCAGTCAAACTGCACTGTTGA